A window from Pseudobutyrivibrio ruminis HUN009 encodes these proteins:
- the dut gene encoding dUTP diphosphatase, which yields MNINILRMTDSAKLPERGSVSAAGYDLFADVAEDVTIAPHETKMIGTGLAMEIPEGYFGGIFARSGLSAKEGLRPANCVGVVDSDYRGEIKVALHNDGEQARVITPAEKIAQLVVVPFLSVDFNEVSSLSDTARGEGGFGSTGKH from the coding sequence ATGAATATTAATATTTTGCGTATGACTGATTCTGCAAAGCTTCCTGAGCGTGGCTCAGTATCAGCAGCTGGTTATGATTTATTTGCTGATGTTGCAGAGGATGTTACTATTGCGCCTCACGAGACCAAGATGATTGGTACAGGTCTTGCGATGGAGATTCCTGAGGGATATTTCGGAGGTATTTTTGCTCGTTCCGGATTATCTGCAAAGGAAGGTCTTCGACCAGCAAACTGTGTTGGCGTGGTAGATTCTGATTACAGGGGAGAAATAAAGGTTGCCCTTCACAACGATGGAGAGCAGGCTAGAGTTATTACACCAGCTGAAAAGATTGCTCAGCTTGTGGTTGTACCATTTTTATCTGTTGACTTTAATGAGGTTTCAAGTTTATCTGATACCGCTAGAGGAGAAGGCGGATTTGGTTCCACTGGAAAACATTAG